From the Carnobacterium inhibens subsp. inhibens DSM 13024 genome, the window AAAATAACTAAAAAAGGGGCTAATTAATATGCGTGATACACTAAGAGATAGCATGAGTGAGTTAATGCAGTTCGCTAATCATGAACCAAACAAGGTAACCGTAAAAAAATATACCTTAAATAATTTACCGGCATACAATCCGTCAGAGATCAAAACAGTTCGTGACAAAACTCAAATGACACAAAAAGTTTTTTCAGACCTTTTAGGGGTATCGGTTAGAACCGTTGAAGCTTGGGAAGCCGGAAAGTCCCACCCGAACGGAAGCGCTAGAAGGTTATTACAACTGATTGAACAAAAGCCTGAAATGGTCGAAGAAATCGAGTATGCTTCTGCTAAGGGTTAAAATCCTGATACAAATAGAAAAAATAAAGGCTACTACCGTACTATAAAAGATAGAAAACCACTTTGAAAAAGGGTGTTTTCTATCTTTTTTGTTTGATAAGCTCCTCTTTTTTTCGGATCAACTACCGAAAAAAGACAGTGCATAA encodes:
- a CDS encoding helix-turn-helix domain-containing protein; protein product: MRDTLRDSMSELMQFANHEPNKVTVKKYTLNNLPAYNPSEIKTVRDKTQMTQKVFSDLLGVSVRTVEAWEAGKSHPNGSARRLLQLIEQKPEMVEEIEYASAKG